Genomic window (Blastocatellia bacterium):
TCCGAGCTGGTTAAAATGATGGAGGCTAAATTCGGCGTATCCGCAGCGGCCGTGGCCGTAGGGCCACTACCCGGGGCCGTGAGCGCTCCGGCGGCGGGAGC
Coding sequences:
- a CDS encoding 50S ribosomal protein L7/L12, which gives rise to MSDKLQAIVDQIAGLTLLEASELVKMMEAKFGVSAAAVAVGPLPGAVSAPAAGA